Genomic segment of Prinia subflava isolate CZ2003 ecotype Zambia chromosome 4, Cam_Psub_1.2, whole genome shotgun sequence:
TGCCAGGAGCCTTTTTTGTGGTAAAggaagcaaatattttcttagcCCAATATTTTTCTGAGCAAACACaaactgaggaggaaaaaaaaaataaaaaaaaggcagaaaactcCATTCCACTTTGAAGGCCAAGATTACTGTTTCTCCAAAAGAAAACTGACATCTTCATCATTGCTTTCAGCAGCTGTTTGGAAAAGAGCCAGGCAAGAAGGATGAGAGAGGCAGAACAAGATGTGGTTGGCAGTCCCACTCCATCCCTGAAGCCCAGATGCTGGCCCTGGAggctgtccagccctgccaggggtgGATGGGCTGCACAGCCTCCACTTACCTTGGCAggctccctcagctgcccctgAGGCATGGCCACGCCGTTGATCCTGGCTATCCTCTGCAGCGTGGCCAGAGCAGCCCCCGTGTTTCCCGTGGACACGTTGTACCGTGCCGACTCTGGGATGaactgaaagcagagcagggagcccttCTGCACCTCTCCTGTCCTACTCACAGCTTCATGTCATGCCCAGGAGCCTGCTCAGGTTGAGCTGGAGCAGCCTTTTGCCTGTACTTCTCCCCAGCCATGCCTGGGGTACCCCATGTGCCCCAGCCCCCCCCTTCCCCATGCTGGGGGGCTCACCCTGCCCAACAAACCCATTTGTTGGTCCAGCTCCCAGGGGTCTGCCACTGAGCCATCTGTGTCAAGTGCTTATGAAAGGTGAAAGCCAAAGACACAGGTTTAACAAAAACAATCCTGAATTGATTGACATTCTAAAATGAGATGAGGCACATATTACTTGCTCAAGCAAAAGTCTTGGAAGGCAGACCAAGGTCATTTcaataaaaaggaagaagggGTTGAAACATAAGTCATCACTAGCATTTGGTGcactttccaaaataaaatactttttttattaaatgatgGCTCcattaaattacaaaaaaatcacatctgttTCATTGAAATATGAATTAAAGACTCATTTTTGAAAGGTATGTATActaactgtcttttttttttctcctggattaCAAACTTTTGCTGTGCAAtttttctggcaaaaaaaatcagggaaaaaaaccatccAGGTTATAGGAGTGTACACTCACAGCAACCTTACATTTGCCTGCCCAAGGAGCACCCCAGACGGACTTTTGCATTCActcagctgcaggaagagcttttAATCTGTATAGCTTCCACCAACCACAGCTTCACACTGCAGTGCCCATGAGCACTGTAAGCAGGGATTTTCCACATCACCCTTCACAAATGAGATGGTTCCCATGTCCAAGGCTcatttttccaaagcagaggGAAACCTGGGGAAGCTGTGGTTTACCCTGGCACTCTGTGAACCCTTTAGTGAGACTACTTTCCTAAGCCCTAGAAAATGTAAAGATTGAAGAGcgtgtgctgtgcccagcattAGACTGAAGgtattatttgttatttttttcataaattctcTAGCCTGTCTTCTTGGTGCCTGGCCCATCATCACAAtgcctgggtgctgctggcagcctggacactggaacctgggctgctggagggctACAGTAAAGCCAGGCCATCACTAGCAAGGCAGCATCTCCCCAACAGCTggtctgcagccctgccaggactTCAGGATCTTACCAAGACACTGTGTGAGAGGActgaagaggagaaaggaggacacaAGAAGAGCCCTAGGATGGAGGGAGTGGAGGGCAATGGTGCCTGGGGAGACATcggggcagtggcagcagggagtGGAGATTGTCCTACCTTGAACACCAGGATGAGAAGGATGCCAGGGATGGAGGCAATTCTGATCAACCACCGCCAGCCAATGGTTGGGTTCACCACTGATGCCAGGCCAATGATTAACAAGGATCCTGCCAACCAAAACACCTTTCCAACGGAAAGAAAGAGGTTAGAACATGAACACATGGCAATGATTTGcttattttcttccctgcttgTCCAGTTCTGTGGATAGATGGGGAACTGTGCTAGGAAAAGCTGAGGTTCAACTGAGCCGTCCTCTGTGGCTGTCTGAGAAGCTGGGCTTGGGtgggaggaaagagggaaagacaAGAGTTTGGGGAGGGACAGTGAAGGTAGTCTTAATTAGCTCCAGGTAAACCCAGCAATTTGCTGTGGATACAATTGTACTCAAAGCCACTGCTTTTGTCCTTCCACTCACTTCTCTGCTAATGCTCACGCCCATTTTCCTGTTCTCTAGGTCTCTTCAGGGGAGCAGCAGATTTAGAAGCTCAGAAGGCAAAACCAGGCCAgatttccactgctgaaacttGGTGGCTTTCCAGTAGATTCAGTGCTGAGCTATACCAACAGAGAATCTGGCCTCTGATCTGCAAGAGCATTCCTTTCTGAAATTCACTTGTTGCTATTAGGAGACACATCCCTTTTCAGGGGACCACCCAAGGGAGCTGAGcaaacacaaatcacaaaagCTGCAGCAAGTTCATGAATAACCTATGGGTAGAAATAACaaatttctggggaaaaaaacaagactGTTCTTCCATAAATCATTGTGTTTCTGATGACACTTCAGTCATGATCTCCTGGGATGAAGGAGGCTGCAGTGAAAAGCAAATTATCCCTGGCATGAAGAGTTTGGTTCAGCAGTGGGATGAGTTTGTGCCCTTAGAGGTGTCACCACTGATGATCTGCACATGCAGCAACTGCCCACTGCAGAAGTCTGCAGTCAGCAGTGATCCAGCAAGTGGACACAACCCTCCCAGCACTTGTCAGGCCAAATTTTGGACTATCTGTGCTAACCCTCTCCTGTGCAAAGCCCCTGGCAGAacctgagcagggagaggagcagattAGGACCTGGGAGTCACTGCATAAACCACTTGTTATCTCTGGGGTTCCAAAGAGGGGGATACACCTCCCAGCTTGGAGTGGGCTGGGAAAGTGACTTGCTCCAGTGCCTGCCAGTCTGTCAGCACTGGCTCCATTAGACCAGGCAGCCCCATTGTCAGTAAGATAACCAAGAGGATGGGTGTCAGCCATCACTCAAAGTCTCTGTACAATGTTTGGAGCATCAAATCATTTGAGAAGATATTGCCTCTGTCCTGTGTATGTCTTTAATAACACAGATGCCTCACTCTGAGGCACAGGAGGCAGTGGACACTTGCTCAGACCCAGAAAAGTGTGATTAGTCTAGGAGAAGTGCTGATGTGCTGGAGATGTGGCATCCAAACTGCAGTGGGACAAATCTCCTGGGACTTGGAGCTAGAAGAAACAGTGATGTGCTCACTTTTACCTGAGATAAGGGCAACATGTATCCCCGGTATTTGGTGGGCAAAAATTCCGTTTTTATGATAAGTctagcaaaaaaggaaaaataaaaatgaaagagaattgCAATGAGAAGCTCCATACAAATCAAGTAACAGTTCAGCTCAACTCATAGAATGAATACATCCCTCCTCCACCTTGAGCCCCCAGAGACAAGGAATCCCTGCCCAATATCCCTTCCACTCCAGCACCAAATTACATGCAAGGGAAACACAATGAATCCTTTCCAGCCCATGGCTGTGGGATACAAGCAGGTAAACACTGCAGTCTGTACATCAGGAAACCTATGGGAAGGTCCTGTGGGGTGACTGAGGTGTCAGCACAGGCATAGATATTTagtaaagggttttttttttttcccatgaaatgaagaaaactcTGCTTCACTTTTTAAATGGTTGGAGTCCCTTGGGGCTCGTGGCACAGGCATCTCTCAAAGTCCCCAGTGTGAATTGTGTTTCCTTAGCTGGACAAAGAGAGAGAGGTGGGAAGAGGCTCTCAGTTACTCCTTCTGTCTCAGCTAGTGAAGTGTTTTATAAAATGTCCAATTTCCTTCCATCCTCATGAGGCTCATGAGCAGCCTCCGTGTCCAGGGAATGGGAGCCCTCCTGTGAgggaggcagtgccagcagctcagcagatgCATGACTCAGGCACTCAGGTGCCTTCTCCTCCCAAGAGCACCTCTCTCCCCCATGCCCTTTCCTTTAGCAAAGCGCTTCTGGCTCAATGTGATCAGTTTGGGCTTTCCTTTGTGGACAGCAACCAGGCTTTGAGGAACCATGGAAAGTTaggaaatgtttcatttgtttccataacaaaaaaaaaagaaaaaaaaattccaggcCCCTAGTGAAGGGGTTGTTAATATTGTGATTTTTTCCTGCCCGCATCTTCGTTTCTGCccaaacaagacaaaaatttcatttcagtgggAACGTTTTACATCATTCAAAAAGAATTTTCTACTTAAGCAGAATTGTTGAGACTTTTTCTTAAGGAGGAAGCAGCCTTTACTCATCTGTTACCTGCCTAATTGTTTTTATATGTGCTTAATAATCCCTCTGTCACCAGTCTAATGTAAACCAGCTGCCCCCTCTGTTCGAGGCTTCAGGAGCCCTTGGGAACTGCAAATTAGGTCAATTGACTGGGATTTAGTGAAATTACAGGATGGATTTTTGTTTCCAGGCGGTGTGGGAATTTGGCCACCTTTCCCCTTCCAGGCCTCCACTGCCTTCTCTggagggctctgctcagcctcacCCTTGCGCGTGGCCCGACACGCCGCCTCCCACCATGGCCCGCAGGAACACAAACCAGATGTAGGATGGGGCAAACGAGGTCAGCAGGGAGAAATAGGCTGCCcagaggaaggagagcagcaggatctGCAAAAGGGCAGGAATTAGGATTGTTAAAGTACAGGCTCAGCCAGGCGTGTGGCTCCTGTGGAGCGCAGGAAAAGGATGTGCAGCCCCCGGCAGTCACTCACCTTCCAGCGGCCGTACCTGTCAGCCAGGAGCCCAAGCACTATGCTGAACACCATGTAGCCAAAAAACACCATCTGAGGGGAATTGAAACAGCTGTGGAGGGCCCATTTCCAGCTACgtgaggcagctctgctctttgagctgagctgtgggagaGCTGTGTGTTCTCAGGGCAGCAGGATGAACTGCAGTGCCCAGAACCACAAGCGAGCAGCTTTCAGGGGATGGCTTCCTTTGTGTAGGcactcactgctgcagccctcaAAGCGGGGAGTGGATGGCAAGGTTTTCAAAATAAGAATGTGGAACTGGGAATTTGCTTTGGCATTACTTGCTCTGGGCATGAACATCAGCTTAATTTATGATGTCTACAGTTATGGCACTGTTCTTGTCCCTGTAAGGGGGCCCTAGGAATTTGTTTGGTTCGCTGGGAAATGTGCTTTCCAAAACCCGTGGTGGTGCCCATGACTATGATCACATGGTGGATGACCTGTCTGGGGGAACATGAGTCACTCACTGTTGTCACTAAAGCCACCTGCCAGTCTTGGAGCTGCCACTCGCATCGGATGAGAGGGGACACAACCGCTATCAGCATGATCTCCATGGCTTCAGCCACCTTTGGGAACAAGTGTGTGCATTAGCAAGAAGGGAAACCACAAGAAGCCAACAGGGAAAAGCATCTCAGTCCTACAAGGCCTGCAGCCACGGCAGTTCCACCATGTCAAAACAGTCCTGTGAAGCCATGGTGCCTCCACAGTGCTCTGAGCCCTGTGCCTGACCTAGAAGGTCTTTGTGacaaggagaggaggagaaaaaggtcACCTAGAAAGCAGGTACAGGGACACTGTATATCTGGGAAGTTTGGAAAGAGTCATCCTTGGCAGAGAAGACTCTTACCCTGCCTAATTAGTAGAAGATCTTTAACTATCTCTGGAAACCAAGCTGCTTGGTTTCCACCTAGCTGTGGATTTAGGCATCTAACATGAACTCTCAAAACTGTTTTTGGTTAAAAACATCATTGCTCCATTGGCTGTTTGCCCCAGCATCTGGCTTCAGTTAGAAATGAGCTGACTGTTCACCCACAGCTTCAGACTTTTTCACCTCAGCTGCAGCAATCTTCATGGATAGACTCTCATTACATCTTTACCCCAGCATGGCCTCCAAGGCCTCCTTTGCCCAAGTTCCCAAAACAGATACACAATTAACCCAAGACCATGAAAGTTAGGAAATTTTTCAGGTAGCCAGGGGTGAGAAGATGCCAGGCGTTCTGAGCCAGATTGCACAGGATTTGGGTGCAATGGGGATGCCATGAAAAATGCCATTGTGAGGCTGAACCTAACCTTCAGGCACTAACTGAAGGTGTGCCCTGACAGTGCTCCAGGACAGGGGCCAAACCACAATGCTCTGGGACAGCCTGCTCAGCTTTGCCCTGAAATAGGTGTGATATCAGTGGGGCCAAAATCTACTTTCACCAGTGATGAAAATAGCAGAAATCCTGCTTGAGAAGGTCTGTAATGGAAAAAatgggctggcagcagtgcttATGGTTGTTATTGCTTGGtaatgagaaaaatgagaagaaagctTTTTTCAGGCCAGCACAGATGGCTGCAGATACCTaccccagtgctgcccatgATGAGGAAAAGCATGATATGGAACCTCCCAAACCCAATGGTTTCCACAGCTTCTTCCACTGTAAATGTCTTCTGCCCTAAACATGATAAGAAAATTAAGACACAAAACCTGTCAGCAGTCAGATTGTACCTCCTcttcataaaaaatatttttcatgctaCTGTGGGACTGCACCAGGAAAAAGCTTGGAAACATCTAGCAGTTGTATGTCCACTGACCAGCCCCTGGACGTCCTGGTGGCAAGGCACAACAGGGGGTTGCTGAAACAGGAGCCAGTGCAAACGGAGGAAGAACAACCTTGTacaattttaaatgcttttgaaacagaataacatttaaaaaattatcccGAGTAAGTAAATCCTCAAATTACCAATATAATAAAATGTTTACACAAAGCAGAGGCTTGAGAAAAGCCAAGCCAGCCAGCTCTTCCCACTGCCATAGGCAGCAGTCACCAGCCTGGTAGGTGTGGTAGGAGGGGAGCCTAGGATGCTGATGTTGTGGCTCCATGTACAGAGCTTTTAAGTAGCTGGAGTAGCACAACTGAGGACCTCCCCTCTACTCCAGCTAAACAAGAACCCAAATTTCTAGTTCTGTAAATACAAACCCACCTTTTGGTGgttcttttctctctgcatgGATTTCCTCCAAGCCAATAgcattttctgcctcttttggtGCAGTGGCCATCTCAGCTCCTTCTGGGATCCACTGCCACTGTGGGCAAGGCTAGGATTTACCTGTGAAACCTCACAACAGTCACAAAGTCACCTGAGCAAGAAAATAGCAAGGCAGTTTCTCACACTCAAGTGGAAACATTCAGATACAGTCAAACATGAGTTTGTTTCATGCAGCTACTGGGACATATCCCTTCCCATTAGGGTTTTGGTAAAAAACCTAGAAACATCACAGGGGAGGTTAGTGGAACTGCGAGACGTCAGTCATCACATCACACTGGCTGTTTTTATGGAAAGTCCAGGGATTGCCTTAGGGAAGGCTGGAGGTCTGCTATGAGAGCATGTGACAacttccccagcccagggaacaGTGAAATGCAGTGCCAGGCTAAAAGATACTCCATCTCCAGGAGCCAGGGCACGATACAACTAGTAGTTGTGGCCCCTGTTGGAGGCTCCCCAGTGGAGCTGGGTTTGAGTGGGCAGTAGAGGTGCTGCACTCTGGAATTGCACAGCCTGGTGGGAGCCCCCACTGAGGCAGAGCCAGGTGACACAGCCAGCTGCCTAACCCCAGGATCTTGGGGGTGGCAGGGGTAGCACTGAGATCCTCACCCAAGCAGCACACTGCTTCCTGCTGCAAACCAGCCCCTCTGCCTCATCCCTTGCCATGCTAATCCCCATCCTCTCAGGGCATCCATAAACACAGCCATGCATTCTGGATTTCAACTGGAAGATGGATTCCTCTGCCAGTGTTTCTGGCTCTCAGCACTGGATCTCTTGGCCTCATCTCTGTTGCTTTTCCTCATCAGAAAAAACTCATTTTaatcccagggcagggattaAGCACACTGATTGCTTAAACCCACAAGCTTTCCTGCTGAGTGCATGTTCAGGCCCTGTGGAGGGGGGCTCAACACGTCTGCACTTTGCTGACACCCTCTCCTTTGATTACCTCCCTTCAGGAGTGCGGGGCTTGGCCCACGCTGTGTTCACAGCCAACCAGCAGAGACTGGGGAGGCTGCAAAGGGCCAGAGCTGGAGGGAATTAAT
This window contains:
- the SVOPL gene encoding putative transporter SVOPL isoform X2 → MATAPKEAENAIGLEEIHAERKEPPKGQKTFTVEEAVETIGFGRFHIMLFLIMGSTGVAEAMEIMLIAVVSPLIRCEWQLQDWQVALVTTMVFFGYMVFSIVLGLLADRYGRWKILLLSFLWAAYFSLLTSFAPSYIWFVFLRAMVGGGVSGHAQGLIIKTEFLPTKYRGYMLPLSQVFWLAGSLLIIGLASVVNPTIGWRWLIRIASIPGILLILVFKFIPESARYNVSTGNTGAALATLQRIARINGVAMPQGQLREPAKERRGRFKDLIHSKYLRTTLQIWIIWLGIAFAYYGVILASAELLERDLVCGSTAPPLQDSSDDSEESHSPCHCHLFGPAAYHTMIISTVGEIALNPVNILSINLLGRRLSLCITMGCTALFFLLLNICTSSAGMTGFLFMLRALVSANFNTIYIYTAEVYPTTMRALGMGTSGSLCRVGAMVAPFISQVLMSASFLGALCLFSSVCIICAISAVTLPIETKGRALQVGTTTPEVPVHLKVVRDW
- the SVOPL gene encoding putative transporter SVOPL isoform X3 gives rise to the protein MATAPKEAENAIGLEEIHAERKEPPKGQKTFTVEEAVETIGFGRFHIMLFLIMGSTGVAEAMEIMLIAVVSPLIRCEWQLQDWQVALVTTMVFFGYMVFSIVLGLLADRYGRWKILLLSFLWAAYFSLLTSFAPSYIWFVFLRAMVGGGVSGHAQGLIIKTEFLPTKYRGYMLPLSQVFWLAGSLLIIGLASVVNPTIGWRWLIRIASIPGILLILVFKFIPESARYNVSTGNTGAALATLQRIARINGVAMPQGQLREPAKERRGRFKDLIHSKYLRTTLQIWIIWLGIAFAYYGVILASAELLERDLVCGSTAPPLQDSSDDSEESHSPCHCHLFGPAAYHTMIISTVGEIALNPVNILSINLLGRRLSLCITMGCTALFFLLLNICTSRYDWLSLHAACLGFSKLQHHLHLHGRGLSHHNASTWDGDKWVIVPGGSNGGSIYITSSYERFFLGGPVSFLLCVHHLCHFCSHPAHRDQGQGPAGGYHHSRSSCASQGC
- the SVOPL gene encoding putative transporter SVOPL isoform X5 — encoded protein: MATAPKEAENAIGLEEIHAERKEPPKGQKTFTVEEAVETIGFGRFHIMLFLIMGSTGVAEAMEIMLIAVVSPLIRCEWQLQDWQVALVTTMVFFGYMVFSIVLGLLADRYGRWKILLLSFLWAAYFSLLTSFAPSYIWFVFLRAMVGGGVSGHAQGLIIKTEFLPTKYRGYMLPLSQVFWLAGSLLIIGLASVVNPTIGWRWLIRIASIPGILLILVFKFIPESARYNVSTGNTGAALATLQRIARINGVAMPQGQLREPAKERRGRFKDLIHSKYLRTTLQIWIIWLGIAFAYYGVILASAELLERDLVCGSTAPPLQDSSDDSEESHSPCHCHLFGPAAYHTMIISTVGEIALNPVNILSINLLGRRLSLCITMGCTALFFLLLNICTSRYDWLSLHAACLGFSKLQHHLHLHGRGLSHHNASTWDGDKWVIVPGGSNGGSIYITSSYERFFLGGPVSFLLCVHHLCHFCSHPAHRDQGQGPAASKMRTNV
- the SVOPL gene encoding putative transporter SVOPL isoform X6 — its product is MATAPKEAENAIGLEEIHAERKEPPKGQKTFTVEEAVETIGFGRFHIMLFLIMGSTGVAEAMEIMLIAVVSPLIRCEWQLQDWQVALVTTMVFFGYMVFSIVLGLLADRYGRWKILLLSFLWAAYFSLLTSFAPSYIWFVFLRAMVGGGVSGHAQGLIIKTEFLPTKYRGYMLPLSQVFWLAGSLLIIGLASVVNPTIGWRWLIRIASIPGILLILVFKFIPESARYNVSTGNTGAALATLQRIARINGVAMPQGQLREPAKERRGRFKDLIHSKYLRTTLQIWIIWLGIAFAYYGVILASAELLERDLVCGSTAPPLQDSSDDSEESHSPCHCHLFGPAAYHTMIISTVGEIALNPVNILSINLLGRRLSLCITMGCTALFFLLLNICTSSAGMTGFLFMLRALVSANFNTIYIYTAEVYPTTMRALGMGTSGSLCRVGAMVAPFISQVLMSASFLGALCLFSSVCIICAISAVTLPIETKGRALQQVK
- the SVOPL gene encoding putative transporter SVOPL isoform X1; the protein is MATAPKEAENAIGLEEIHAERKEPPKGQKTFTVEEAVETIGFGRFHIMLFLIMGSTGVAEAMEIMLIAVVSPLIRCEWQLQDWQVALVTTMVFFGYMVFSIVLGLLADRYGRWKILLLSFLWAAYFSLLTSFAPSYIWFVFLRAMVGGGVSGHAQGLIIKTEFLPTKYRGYMLPLSQVFWLAGSLLIIGLASVVNPTIGWRWLIRIASIPGILLILVFKFIPESARYNVSTGNTGAALATLQRIARINGVAMPQGQLREPAKERRGRFKDLIHSKYLRTTLQIWIIWLGIAFAYYGVILASAELLERDLVCGSTAPPLQDSSDDSEESHSPCHCHLFGPAAYHTMIISTVGEIALNPVNILSINLLGRRLSLCITMGCTALFFLLLNICTSSAGMTGFLFMLRALVSANFNTIYIYTAEVYPTTMRALGMGTSGSLCRVGAMVAPFISQVRACLVMLVNIVLNTAIKYREMSLKFIKNKKQTNKQKRKLKKKKRKKRRGMSIPSQPLIQSTWVVLARCTFE